A window of Zingiber officinale cultivar Zhangliang chromosome 5A, Zo_v1.1, whole genome shotgun sequence contains these coding sequences:
- the LOC121980015 gene encoding transcription factor MYB88-like — protein sequence MFGNRWTEIAKVVSGRTDNAVKNRFSTLCKKRAKFEASSKENSVPSLDPSNKRVLVEEPSIAILIGEPSTSNKQMGYHISPLKETIEAHRRSLGEHGPAQHLQRPPLLEVQNFDTVNQSSDLMMPSASP from the exons ATGTTTGGCAACAGATGGACAGAGATTGCAAAGGTTGTATCAGGAAG AACAGATAACGCTGTAAAGAACCGCTTCTCCACCCTCTGCAAGAAAAGGGCAAAATTTGAGGCTTCATCCAAGGAGAATAGTGTTCCATCTTTGGACCCAAGCAATAAGAGGGTTCTTGTTGAAGAACCATCTATAGCAATACTAATAGGGGAACCATCGACATCAAATAAGCAGATGGG GTATCACATCTCTCCTCTCAAAGAGACAATTGAAGCACATAGGAGATCTCTTGGGGAACATGGTCCAGCTCAACATCTGCAAAGGCCACCTCTATTAGAAGTTCAAAACTTTGACACAGTTAATCAGTCATCAG ATTTGATGATGCCTTCTGCTTCCCCCTAA